The sequence AAGGTGACCTGGGCCAACTCGATCTTCGCACGCGAGTTCTCGCGCAACGACCATCCCGGAGCGCTCGTGGGCGCAGCCTGCAACACCCTTCTGTGCGGCGAGGCGTCGATCTGCAGCCACTGCCCCGCCGCGCGCCCTTTCACCACGGGAAAGGTAGCGCACCACGAGATGCGACTGGAAACCGAAGCCCAGACGCGCGCCCTCTACGTCACCGCGATGCCGATCCGGTCCCTTACCGGCGAGACCGACCAGTGCATCGTCATGGTCCAGGACGTCTCCGACCTGGAGGTGCTGCGCAGCTCACAGCAGGCGCTGAAGGAAAGCGAAGAGCGCTTCCGCTCCATCTTCGAGCACGCCGCCAGCGGCATGACCGCCGTCAGCCCGGACGGCGTGCTGCTGCAAGTCAACCCCGCCTTCTGCCGCTTCCTCGGCTACTCGGCCGAAGAGCTGATCGGCCGCAACGTCGTGGACATCACCGACCCGGCCGACAGGGAGCCGACCCGGAAGCTGGTGGCCGCGGGCCGCGACGGGTCCAAGACTGCCATGGAGATGGAGAAGCGCTACCTACGAAAGGACGGCTCCATCGCCTGGGGGCACATCAGCATCACCTGGATTCGCGATGCCGAGGGAAAGCCCATCGTCGCCGTCGGCCTGGTCGAGGACATCGGCGAGCGCAAGCACGCCGAAGAGGCGCTGCGCCAGAGCGAAGCCCGCAAGGGAGCAATCCTGGACACGGCGCTGGACGCCATCATCACGATCGATCAGGCGGGGATCGCGCTCGAGTTCAACCCCGCCGCGGAACAGCTGTTCGGCCACCGGCGGGAGGAGGTCCTCGGCAGGAACATCCTGGAGCTGATCGTCCCGCCGGAGGAGCAGCAGAAAATCCGCGAGGGGCTGCAGAAGTTCTTTCTCACCGGCGAGAGCCCGCTGGCGGGAAGGCACGTCGAGATGCCCGCCATGCACCGCGACGGCACGCGCTTCCCGGTGGAGTTCGCGGTCAGCCGCATCCAGACCACCGGACCACCGGCCTTCACCGCCTACATCCGCGACCTCACCGAGCAGCGTCAGGCTGAAGAGGCCCTGCGCCAGCGCGAGGACCAGCTGCGGCATTCTCAGAAGATGGAAGCGATCGGCACGCTCGCCGGCGGCGTGGCGCATGACTTCAACAACCTGCTCACCGGCATCCTGGGCTACGCCGAGCTGCTCAAGCTGGGCTCCCGCCCCGGGGAGAAAGTCTTCCAGTCGGCGGAAGTGATCGAAAAGGCCGCCTCGCGCGCCGCTTCACTGACCCAGCAGCTGCTTGGCTTCGCGCGGCGCGGCAAGCATCAGAATGTCTCCCTGGATCTGCACGCCTCAATCCAGGAGGTGACCGGGCTGCTCGGCCGCACGCTCGACAAATCGATCAACCTGCGCCAGGAGCTGTGCACCGAGCCGGTCATGATCCAGGGGGATCCCGGCCAGATGGGACAGGTGATCCTGAACCTGGCGGTGAACGCCGCCGACGCCATGACTGCGGGCGGCGACCTGGTCTTCCGCACCTCGATCGTGAAGCTGACCGACGACCAGCGCGCGCGCCACGCGGGCCACAATGGAGCGCACCACGTTCTCCTGTCGGTAACGGATTCGGGGTGCGGCATCCCTTCCGACGTCCTGCCGCGGGTCTTCGAGCCCTTCTTCACGACCAAGGAGCGGGGCAAAGGGACCGGCATGGGGCTGGCCATGGTCTATGGCATCGTGCAGAACCATGGCGGTTTCATCGAGATCGACACCACCGTCGGACACGGCACGACCTTCCGGCTCTATTTTCCTGAGGCCAGCAGGACCGATCGGCCCCAAAGCGCCCGCCTGGCGGCCGGACAGTCGCGGGCCGGCAGCGGCACCGTCCTGGTGGTGGACGACGAGGAGTCGGTGCGCTGTGTGGCTACTGCGTTCCTCGAGGAGATGGGCTACACGGTCCTCACGGCGAAAGACGGCGAGGAGGCGGTGCAGATCTATCGCGGCTCGCAGGTTCCCATCGACCTGGTCATCATCGACATGATCATGCCGAAGCTCGGAGGGCGGGACTGTTTCCGCGCGCTGAAGAAAGTGAACCCGGAGGTGCGGGCCATCATCTCGACCGGCTACGACGTCAATGCCGCAGCCCAGGAGATCCTGGACGAGGGGATGCGCGGCTTCATTCAGAAGCCCTATCTTATGCGGCAACTCTCAGACGTAGTGTCGGCGGCGCTCAAGTCTTGAGATTGCTTGTGGAGACGACTCCACCGTTGCAGGCGGCGGCTGGGAAACGGCCGCGCCTGAACGGCCGCCACTTGATCAGGAGCTCGTGGAGACTGGGACTCCCTTGCAGGCGGTGACTGGGATCGGGCGTGTCTGAAGGGCCGGGACTGAGCAGAAGCCAGGACTGAAGTTCGAGCCTTAATCTATCCAGATTCTGATCAGGGTTTTCTGACCAAGTACCGGCCCTTGAGGCGCGGCGCCGTCAGCCGTCGCCTCCAAGGGTGCCCTGCCGGAAGCTCAATCCATCCAGATTTCGATCACGGATTCCTGATCAAATATCGGGCCTTGAGGCGCGGCGTCTATCAGCCGTCGCCTCCAAGGGTGCCCTGCGTGAAGCTCAATCCATCCAGATTTCGATCAGGGATTCCCGATCAAGTACCGGCCCTTGAGGCGCGGCGTCTATCAGCCGTCGCCTCCAAGGGTGCCTCTGTGTGAAGCTCAATCCATCCAAAACTCGATGCGGTAGATCAGATCGGAAGCGTTGCGAATGATCCAGCCGAGGAAAGCGCCGGGGAGCATTCCGTTGGAATGGTCCCGGATCTGCCCCCAGAACTTGCCGCCGCTCTGGAACAGCTTCACGTCGCCCCGGTGGGTCCCCTGCTGCTTGTGCCTCCAGAGTGCATGTCCCTCCCGGCCGCGCTTGCGCTTCTCCAGGGTGAACACGTAGCGGGGATTCGCTTTCAGCAACTCGATCAGGTCGTCCAGTCCCTTTCCCTGCACGAACACCAGATCGAAGTTCACAACGCGCATGGTCGCCTCCCCTGTCGCTTTGATGGGGAAATCCACTCACCGACTTCCCGACAGAAGCATACCCTGCCAAGAGCCATGGGAGTAGGGGTCCCAGAGATCATGGGGCGAGTTCTTCAGTGTGAGAGCTCGGCCGGCTGGATCACCGTGAGAGGGACTTCGTGCAGGTCCGACACCGCACGGGCGGGGTGCGGGTTCCGGACCGCGCCACTCGAAGCAAGCCATTCCCAAGAAGCGCAAGCGCGCGTACCTTCCTGACAAGGGGATCGGATCGCCCATCCATCAGGAGGTGCCGCGATGAAATCGATCAGCGCCACTGTCCTCGCCCTGTTGTCGATCGCGACTCTCGGTCTCGCCCAGGCTCAAGAGGCATCGCAGGCTCCCACGACGCCGGACAGCGTGCCGGGAGGAGATCTGCGTGTCGCCGGTGACCCGGCCAACCCCCGTTCCTTTCCTCTCAAGCACACCGAGGTCCACGCCGAGATCACGGGAAGCGTGGCCCAGGTCCGAGTGGATCAGGTCTTCCAGAACCCGTATGACCGGATCATCGAAGCAATCTATGTCTTTCCGCTTCCTCACCGGGCGGCGGTGGACGACATGGAGATCCGACTCGGGGATCGAACCATCCGCGGGACGATCGAGCGGAGGGAGGAAGCTCGGGCAATCTACGAGAAAGCCCGCAGCTCCGGCCGGGCCGCCGCGCTGCTGGATCAGGAGCGGCCCAACATCTTCACGCAGTCGGTGGCGAACATCCTGCCGGGCGAGGAGATCGTGGTCAGCCTGCGGTATTTCGACCTGCTGCCCTACGAGTCAGGCTCCTACGAGTTCGTCTTTCCGATGGTCGTGGGGCCGCGTTTCATTCCGGGCGAGCCGGTCGGAAAACAAGGAAGCGGCTGGTCCGCCGATACCTCCGTCGTTCCCGACGCCTCACGCATCACGCCGCCGGTGCTCAAGTCGGATGAGCGATCGGGACGCGACATCGCGGTCGAAATCGATCTGAAAGCCGGCATCCGGATACAGGCTCTCTCCTCTCGGACCCATAAGGTGGAGATCGAGCGGCCGGCGCCCGATCAGGCCCGGATTCGGCTGCGGCCGGAGGATGCGATTCCCAACAAGGACTTCGTGATGCGTTACCGCATCGACGGCGCCGTTCCCGGCGTCGTCATGCTGCCACATCGGACCGGCAAGCAGGGCAACTTCCTCCTTCTCATCCAGCCGGAGGCAAAGCCCTGGCCGGAGCACATCATGCCCAAGGAGATGGTCTTCGTCGTGGACTGCTCGGGCTCGATGTCGGGATTCCCCATCGAGAAGGTCAAGGAGGCGATGCATTACGCCCTCGACAGCCTCAATCCACTGGACAACTTCCAGATCATCCGCTTCTCGAATCAGGCCGAGAGCTTTGCGCAAGGTCCGGTCCCGGCGAGTCCCGCCCATGTCGCTCTGGCCCACGCCTATGTGGACGGTCTCTCCGGAGCGGGAGGAACCATCATGCTCGAGGGAGTCAAGACCGCCT is a genomic window of Candidatus Polarisedimenticolia bacterium containing:
- a CDS encoding PAS domain S-box protein, translated to MKEIHQATDTETESPERKLAHFERRFRLLDEHLRLLERERQKLSAIVHHTDAGFLVLDASLKVTWANSIFAREFSRNDHPGALVGAACNTLLCGEASICSHCPAARPFTTGKVAHHEMRLETEAQTRALYVTAMPIRSLTGETDQCIVMVQDVSDLEVLRSSQQALKESEERFRSIFEHAASGMTAVSPDGVLLQVNPAFCRFLGYSAEELIGRNVVDITDPADREPTRKLVAAGRDGSKTAMEMEKRYLRKDGSIAWGHISITWIRDAEGKPIVAVGLVEDIGERKHAEEALRQSEARKGAILDTALDAIITIDQAGIALEFNPAAEQLFGHRREEVLGRNILELIVPPEEQQKIREGLQKFFLTGESPLAGRHVEMPAMHRDGTRFPVEFAVSRIQTTGPPAFTAYIRDLTEQRQAEEALRQREDQLRHSQKMEAIGTLAGGVAHDFNNLLTGILGYAELLKLGSRPGEKVFQSAEVIEKAASRAASLTQQLLGFARRGKHQNVSLDLHASIQEVTGLLGRTLDKSINLRQELCTEPVMIQGDPGQMGQVILNLAVNAADAMTAGGDLVFRTSIVKLTDDQRARHAGHNGAHHVLLSVTDSGCGIPSDVLPRVFEPFFTTKERGKGTGMGLAMVYGIVQNHGGFIEIDTTVGHGTTFRLYFPEASRTDRPQSARLAAGQSRAGSGTVLVVDDEESVRCVATAFLEEMGYTVLTAKDGEEAVQIYRGSQVPIDLVIIDMIMPKLGGRDCFRALKKVNPEVRAIISTGYDVNAAAQEILDEGMRGFIQKPYLMRQLSDVVSAALKS